A genomic window from Cloacibacillus evryensis DSM 19522 includes:
- a CDS encoding response regulator transcription factor encodes MSKAAYHRDFSIELSGRESEVWELVAKGLTNEEIGKELYISVRTVHTHVRIVCEKMGFRNRTEAAVAWVKRRIAAELRERGMADVSWI; translated from the coding sequence ATGAGTAAGGCGGCTTATCACAGGGATTTTTCTATTGAGTTGAGCGGGCGGGAGTCGGAGGTCTGGGAATTAGTGGCAAAGGGGCTTACGAACGAAGAAATTGGTAAGGAGCTGTATATTTCGGTCCGTACCGTACATACACACGTTAGGATTGTTTGCGAGAAGATGGGGTTTCGCAACCGGACCGAGGCGGCGGTGGCGTGGGTGAAGCGCCGGATCGCTGCGGAGCTTAGGGAAAGAGGGATGGCTGATGTCTCGTGGATATAA
- a CDS encoding DNA-methyltransferase — MVYTGDAFEILSTMPGGSVNCIVTSPPYYALRDYGVEGQIGLEATPEEYISRLVSVFDEARRVLRGDGTLWLNLGDSYSGSGKGAATDPLNASLYKQGTNMGLLGSQILRTCGKPKNLLGIPWRVALALQERGWILRQDIIWNKPNPMPESVVDRCTKSHEYIFLFSKQQRYFFDAAAMKEPRVSDENANGFRGGSYIHDSPSKRKTVGNIRYGGQKYTENPDVFFRTKSGNLYDENYLLRNRRSVWTVATVPFKGAHFATFPPELIRPCVLAGCPVNGTVLDPFFGSGTVGVVCREENRYYVGIEINPEYVRIARRRIAATEGKGKLRMDVDGGAIDE; from the coding sequence ATGGTCTACACGGGCGACGCTTTTGAAATTCTAAGCACCATGCCTGGCGGAAGTGTGAATTGTATTGTGACGTCCCCTCCCTATTATGCGCTGCGGGATTACGGTGTGGAGGGACAGATCGGGCTTGAGGCGACGCCTGAGGAGTATATTTCCCGACTTGTATCTGTATTTGACGAGGCAAGAAGAGTACTGCGCGGCGACGGTACTTTGTGGCTGAATCTTGGGGACTCTTATAGCGGCAGCGGCAAGGGAGCCGCAACCGATCCTCTGAACGCGAGTTTGTACAAGCAGGGGACGAACATGGGGCTGCTGGGCTCTCAGATATTACGGACGTGTGGAAAGCCGAAGAATTTGCTGGGGATTCCGTGGCGGGTCGCTTTGGCGCTGCAAGAGCGCGGATGGATTCTCCGGCAGGATATTATCTGGAATAAGCCGAATCCGATGCCTGAGAGTGTCGTGGATCGTTGTACGAAGTCCCATGAGTATATTTTCCTTTTTTCAAAGCAACAGCGTTATTTTTTTGATGCGGCTGCGATGAAGGAACCACGCGTTTCGGATGAAAATGCCAATGGATTTCGTGGCGGTTCATATATACATGATAGCCCTTCAAAGAGAAAAACTGTTGGAAATATCAGGTATGGCGGCCAGAAATATACGGAGAACCCTGACGTTTTTTTTCGTACCAAGTCAGGGAATTTGTATGATGAAAATTATTTGTTACGCAATAGGCGTTCTGTGTGGACTGTTGCTACGGTGCCTTTCAAGGGAGCTCATTTCGCTACGTTTCCTCCTGAACTTATCCGCCCATGTGTCCTGGCTGGGTGTCCTGTAAACGGCACTGTTCTCGACCCATTTTTCGGTTCTGGTACGGTGGGCGTAGTTTGCCGCGAGGAAAACCGCTATTACGTTGGAATCGAGATTAATCCCGAGTATGTGCGAATAGCGCGGCGGCGTATTGCCGCGACGGAGGGAAAGGGGAAATTGAGGATGGATGTTGACGGAGGTGCAATAGATGAGTAA
- a CDS encoding single-stranded DNA-binding protein produces MSRGYNKVILSGNIVRAADVRMTAGGQKSARFTLAVGRSWKDKATGEKRERADFISCVAWGPTADLIEKYTDKGKSLLLEGRISVRDFDDVKSGTHRWVTEVIVTEVVLQGGAAGRDSNSAHDGYGDARPGGPRDLGYDKPDLFEDDFPIDFSELGGGSDEIEIPF; encoded by the coding sequence ATGTCTCGTGGATATAATAAGGTCATTTTGTCCGGGAATATCGTTCGCGCTGCCGACGTCCGCATGACGGCCGGCGGGCAGAAGTCGGCCCGTTTTACGCTTGCGGTGGGGCGGTCGTGGAAGGATAAGGCGACGGGAGAGAAGCGGGAGCGCGCGGATTTTATCTCTTGCGTCGCATGGGGCCCCACTGCTGATTTAATCGAGAAGTATACGGACAAGGGCAAGTCCCTGCTGCTGGAAGGCCGCATTTCGGTGCGGGATTTTGACGACGTAAAGAGTGGTACCCACAGATGGGTGACGGAGGTTATTGTCACGGAGGTGGTGCTTCAGGGAGGTGCCGCCGGAAGGGACTCTAACAGCGCCCATGACGGTTATGGCGACGCCCGCCCTGGCGGCCCTCGTGATTTGGGGTATGACAAGCCCGATCTCTTCGAGGATGATTTCCCGATAGATTTTAGCGAGCTCGGCGGCGGCTCGGATGAGATTGAGATTCCGTTTTAG